One genomic region from Rosa rugosa chromosome 1, drRosRugo1.1, whole genome shotgun sequence encodes:
- the LOC133725718 gene encoding uncharacterized protein LOC133725718 translates to MTPEVAEFLRHKFLKSIHDAGSELSDFIFIPYFAAIKCFVEEIKINPAIKTPLGVDLCLKAVSLLYELNDALADCRVFANECKHINKKLLHFNPFMYCFIRKMKKRLHAMKCKFAALVEEEKFYSTLVLCDQTSIMADRMILIGDQNEVVSPEPKVIRSDEHAEDIEGLLFGGDGNGFTAIGIVGIAGVGKTTLVHLVLNRQRVKDEFSPIIWLCLSDIVKEKDVFTYRVSIRIVTCILLKLGEMGNGNGAIVEEEGDISNLGSLTSLLERLNELLSGRRYLIVLDDVWHINNFYSDLGSTFQDRLSHALPRGRGGAVIVTTRIPEVAQHMVGTRNMILVKPLDRESCWRIFLETIKDNKEVLHMSTHETLEKIKNEIKDQCYGLPLAAKELAGIIPKRIRDIESNRFLKEMYIPDELLQPDLDVEPAVHIPKFPVLVFIDMKSKQPGEKLLDKFRYHLNKKQVFAVFEENSDYGQKIKADNPERVLKDVYSTLEKLKRKGYAFADGIQKTMTIIIVGQDSVANWILGVICDLKLPELPSIAPIPLGDSSLISGSISKSFGWKCISHDNPTLIFSLEDVQRAEKMKTDSWHVLIRMKATQEIRIPHSLHLFRPVHEGNMQNADKLTLFGGFWNYFSLEYVARRGCGNHCFQPTQRTLSSVACIKVMKQLDQWDTLDIPSSIKSILCLNLPRTEIIKKERKERDLIPSVIDDRHLEIIGYRDVFFPLSEGSIHLDQVRGLRFEFIDGEEEVVKMTIDGAPWENIPIDGTGITVIEITHHCQVNILANPRYDCPLKSIHDSSPPDSSENDDENNAKDYHDRHKKFGAASTFKLACADEGQASTSNVL, encoded by the exons ATGACACCGGAAGTTGCCGAGTTCCTACGGCACAAGTTCTTGAAGTCCATTCACGATGCAGGGTCTGAATTATCAGATTTCATCTTCATTCCTTACTTCGCAGCCATCAAATGTTTCGTGGAGGAGATAAAGATAAACCCAGCGATAAAAACCCCACTCGGAGTTGATCTTTGCCTCAAGGCTGTGTCTTTGCTTTACGAGCTTAACGACGCATTGGCCGACTGCCGAGTCTTCGCAAATGAGTGTAAGCATATCAACAAGAAGCTCTTGCACTTCAACCCTTTCATGTATTGTTTCATCCGAAAGATGAAGAAGCGCCTCCACGCCATGAAATGCAAGTTTGCTGCTTTGGTTGAAGAGGAAAAATTTTATTCCACTCTTGTACTTTGTGACCAGACGAGTATAATGGCTGACCGGATGATTCTAATTGGTGATCAGAACGAGGTTGTATCTCCAGAGCCAAAAGTGATCAGATCCGATGAGCATGCAGAGGACATTGAGGGCCTGCTCTTTGGCGGTGACGGAAATGGATTTACGGCAATTGGGATAGTTGGCATTGCTGGTGTAGGTAAGACTACTCTGGTGCACCTGGTTTTGAAtaggcagagagtgaaggatgAGTTTTCTCCTATAATTTGGTTATGTTTGTCGGATATAGTCAAAGAAAAAGATGTGTTTACATATAGGGTCAGCATTAGGATTGTGACCTGTATTCTTCTAAAGTTGGGGGAGATGGGTAATGGCAATGGTGCCATAGTCGAGGAGGAGGGAGATATCTCTAACCTTGGTTCTCTGACTTCTCTCTTGGAAAGGCTCAACGAACTGTTATCGGGTAGAAGGTATTTGATTGTATTGGATGATGTGTGGCACATTAACAACTTCTATTCGGATTTAGGTAGTACCTTTCAGGATCGGTTATCGCATGCATTGCCTAGGGGTAGGGGTGGTGCTGTCATTGTCACCACTAGGATACCAGAAGTTGCTCAACACATGGTTGGCACAAGGAATATGATTCTTGTTAAGCCTTTGGACAGAGAAAGCTGCTGGCGTATATTTTTGGAGACTATCAAGGATAACAAAGAAGTTTTACACATGTCAACTCATGAAACTTTGGAAAAGATTAAGAATGAAATTAAGGATCAATGTTACGGTCTACCACTGGCTGCTAAGGAACTCGCAGGAATCATTCCCAAACGGATTCGTGACATTGA GTCCAACCGCTTCTTGAAGGAGATGTACATACCTGATGAATTGCTTCAACCTGACTTGGATGTTGAACCTGCTGTCCATATACCAAAATTCCCAGTGCTAGTGTTCATTGATATGAAAAGTAAACAGCCTGGAGAAAAATTACTTGACAAATTTCGCTACCATCTTAATAAAAAGCAg GTTTTTGCTGTTTTTGAAGAGAATTCTGATTACGGGCAAAAAATAAAGGCAGATAATCCTGAGAGGGTGCTAAAGGATGTTTACAGTACTTTAGAAAAGCTTAAGCGTAAAGGATATGCTTTTGCTGATGGAATTCAAAAGACGATGACGATTATA ATTGTTGGTCAGGATTCTGTGGCTAACTGGATATTGGGAGTTATCTGTGATCTAAAATTGCCAGAGTTACCCTCCATTGCTCCAATACCGTTGGGAGATAGTTCTCTGATAAGTGGTAGCATCTCAAAGTCATTTGGATGG AAGTGCATTTCTCATGATAATCCGACACTGATATTCTCCCTGGAAGATGTACAACGTGCggagaaaatgaaaactgaCAG CTGGCATGTTCTCATTAGGATGAAAGCCACTCAAGAAATACGAATACCACATTCTTTGCATCTATTTCGTCCTGTTCATGAAGGGAATATGCAAAATGCG GATAAGCTCACACTCTTTGGAGGATTTTGGAACTACTTCAGCCTGG AGTATGTTGCTCGCCGAGGATGTGGAAATCACTGCTTTCAACCTACTCAAAG GACCTTATCATCAGTTGCATGTATAAAGGTTATGAAACAACTTGATCAGTGGGATACACTTGATATTCCTAGCAG CATCAAGTCAATTCTTTGCCTTAACTTGCCTAGAACTGAAATTATTAAGAAAGAGCGGAAAGAG AGAGACCTGATTCCGTCTGTCATTGATGATAGACATCTTGAAATTATTGGTTACAGGGATGTTTTCTTTCCTCTAAGTGAAGGTTCAATTCACCTTGACCAG GTGCGGGGACTTCGTTTCGAGTTTATTGATGGTGAAGAAGAGGTTGTGAAGATGACCATTGATGGAGCACCATGGGAAAATATCCCCATTGATGGTACTGGTATCACTGTGATAGAAATCACTCATCACTGTCAAGTCAACATTCTCGCCAATCCACGTTACGATTGCCCACTGAAAAGTATTCACGATTCATCACCACCTGATTCTTCCGAAAATGATGATGAGAACAATGCTAAAGATTACCATGATCGACATAAGAAGTTTGGTGCAGCAAGCACTTTCAAACTTGCCTGTGCTGATGAAGGACAGGCAAGCACTTCCAACGTCCTCTAA